Proteins encoded by one window of Brienomyrus brachyistius isolate T26 chromosome 1, BBRACH_0.4, whole genome shotgun sequence:
- the zgc:162396 gene encoding putative methyltransferase DDB_G0268948, which yields MAFRLFEEKHHASIYQRYRFVPPNTVKELILQYLDEKKGQPHVLAVDLGCGTGQNSRRLAPHFQEVVGIDVSESQIEEARAVPGFSNVIYRVGTAEDLPFPDNSVDLLTAASAAHWFNQEGFLKEACRTLKPKGCIALFGYTDQDLELHYGSCGDRLICIYEQTIKSLSPYVSKRVALANSKLLDLFDAIPFPDKKRIDCIPVEEDISVSNVLGFLETFSYYQAYKKAEPEAASALLRDTQAKLLEAMGVSSPETKMKIRLVYFCVLACKTQ from the exons ATGGCCTTCAGGCTGTTTGAAGAGAAGCATCACGCCTCCATCTACCAGCGCTACCGCTTTGTCCCTCCGAACACAGTCAAAGAGCTAATTCTTCAGTATTTGGATGAAAAA AAAGGACAGCCCCATGTTTTGGCTGTGGACTTGGGCTGCGGGACAGGGCAGAATTCCCGGCGACTGGCTCCTCACTTCCAGGAGGTGGTGGGGATTGATGTCAGTGAGAGCCAGATAGAAGAGGCCAGAGCAGTGCCAGGTTTTTCAAATGTCATTTACAG ggttggaactgcagaggattTACCATTTCCAGATAACTCAGTGGATCTGCTGACTGCAGCTTCAGCCGCCCACTGGTTTAACCAGGAGGGGTTTTTGAAGGAGGCCTGTCGGACACTGAAGCCCAAAGGCTGTATAGCTCTATTTGGCTACACTGACCAAGACCTGGAGCTGCATTACGGTTCATGTGGGGACAGACTGATCTGCATTTATGAGCAA ACTATTAAGTCCCTGTCGCCCTATGTCAGCAAACGAGTGGCTCTTGCTAATAGCAAGCTTCTGGACCTGTTTGATGCCATTCCTTTCCCagacaaaaaaag AATTGACTGTATCCCAGTGGAAGAAGACATCTCAGTGAGCAATGTTTTGGGGTTCTTGGAGACCTTCTCGTACTACCAGGCTTATAAGAAAGCAGAGCCAGAAGCAGCCAGTGCCCTGCTCAGGGACACACAGGCCAA gttGCTTGAGGCAATGGGTGTCTCATCCCCTGAGACCAAGATGAAAATACGATTGGTTTATTTCTGTGTGTTGGCCTGTAAAACTCAGTAG